The Oreochromis niloticus isolate F11D_XX linkage group LG15, O_niloticus_UMD_NMBU, whole genome shotgun sequence genome includes a region encoding these proteins:
- the LOC109194737 gene encoding uncharacterized protein LOC109194737 encodes MAETIYSFKAYAHKKEVAMAAQALIRAHPCLRMTTGEDGALGWKRHMGYKLASYRNNLAKAGVAEVAINTGRRSRNNPNNDHPHQNIKKARKAEVNYITNLPKDQTPATLEKMREQIMHEVEKTERNYLVIGKLMDTTYALCRQEIVGAVGAPRVRDVVDRWPALLMESQVVAEFHRIKNVNLRTQFYKELDRHTPRLITLFRDNAIKTGKIAEELAKLMRIYDIQEQRDVNTRRALVLRALPVYLREDASTLFRTCDSADGPDLTVTPVALLTVVTDDTTDSALFSPESICIVVEDEILVNGPTNLADSFLLLFGYIYALDLQYPKKLELTFTFIQKVVMCLEDNKPLKGRLLTLKNDLFNE; translated from the exons ATGGCAGAAACAATCTACAGTTTTAAAGCATACGCACATAAAAAGGAAGTGGCAATGGCTGCTCAAGCTTTGATTAGAGCTCATCCATGTCTCAGAATGACAACTGGTGAAGACGGGGCATTGGGATGGAAACGCCACATGGGGTACAAGCTTGCATCTTACCGTAACAATCTAGCCAAAGCTGGGGTTGCAGAAGTAGCCATCAACACAGGGAGGCGGAGCCGAAACAACCCCAACAATGATCACCCCcatcaaaacataaagaaagctCGAAAAGCTGAGGTCAACTACATCACCAACCTACCGAAGGATCAAACCCCAGCCACTCTGGAAAAAATGAGAGAACAGATCATGCATGAAGTCGAAAAGACTGAGAGAAACTACTTAGTCATAGGCAAGCTCATGGACACAACCTATGCCCTATGTCGCCAAGAAATTGTTGGAGCTGTTGGAGCTCCACGAGTGAGAGACGTCGTAGACAGATGGCCAGCCCTACTTATGGAGTCAcag GTGGTTGCAGAGTTCCACCGAATCAAGAATGTTAACCTGCGCACTCAATTCTACAAGGAGCTGGACAGACACACGCCTAGACTCATCACTTTGTTCCGAGACAATGCCATCAAGACTGGCAAGATTGCAGAGGAGCTAGCAAAGCTCATGAGAATTTATGACATTCAG GAACAGCGTGATGTAAATACAAGACGGGCCCTCGTCCTTCGTGCACTTCCTGTGTACCTGCGTGAAGATGCCTCCACGTTATTCAGGACTTGTGAT TCAGCAGATGGTCCAGACCTCACTGTCACTCCTGTGGCTCTGCTGACAGTTGTCACGGATGACACTACTGATTCGGCCCTCTTCAGTCCCGAAAGCATCTGCATTGTCGTTGAGGATGAAATACTTGTGAATGGTCCCACAAATCTGGCTGACTCATTTCTCCTGCTCTTTGGGTACATCTATGCACTAGACCTACAATACCCAAAGAAACTTGAGCTTACATTCACATTTATCCAGAAGGTTGTGATGTGCCTTGAGGACAACAAACCACTGAAAGGGCGTCTACTGACGCTGAAGAATGATTTGTTCAATGAGTGA